One Triticum dicoccoides isolate Atlit2015 ecotype Zavitan chromosome 5B, WEW_v2.0, whole genome shotgun sequence genomic window carries:
- the LOC119305015 gene encoding alpha-galactosidase-like: MARASSLSLLLVLLVAAVAGARVPVDAARNTTLGELRETTDALVNTGLAKLGYKYVNIDDCWAELNRDYQGNLVPNKRTFPSGIKALADYVHAKGLKLGIYSDAGTQTCSKQMPGSLDHEEQDVRTFASWGVDYLKYDNCNDAGRSVRERYTRMSNAMKKYGKNIFFSICEWGIENPATWARGMGGNSWRTTGDIADNWDSMTSRADQNDRWASYAGPGGWNDPDMLEVGNGGMSEAEYRSHFSIWALAKVWAGPLSGNRKAVVLWNRQGYQATITARWSNVGLPASASVTARDLWAHSSFSAQGQLSASVAPHDCKMYILTTK, from the exons ATGGCGCGCGCCTCGAGCCTGTCGCTGCTGCTTGTGCTGCTAGTTGCGGCAGTGGCAGGAGCCAGGGTGCCTGTGGATGCGGCCAGGAACACAACATTGGGCGAGCTCCGG GAAACAA CTGATGCATTGGTCAACACTGGCCTCGCGAAATTGGGCTACAAATATGTTAACATCG ATGATTGCTGGGCAGAATTGAACAGGGATTACCAG GGTAACCTGGTTCCAAATAAAAGAACATTCCCCTCTGGTATCAAGGCGCTTGCAGATTATGTGCACGCCAAAGGGTTGAAGCTCGGAATCTACAGTGATGCTGG GACACAAACATGCAGTAAACAAATGCCAGGATCGCTCGATCACGAAGAGCAAGATGTGAGGACGTTCGCGTCTTGG GGAGTTGATTATCTGAAGTACGATAACTGCAATGATGCTGGCAGGAGCGTCAGGGAAAG ATACACTAGGATGAGCAACGCCATGAAGAAATACGGGAAGAACATCTTCTTCTCAATCTGTGAGTG GGGAATCGAAAACCCTGCTACATGGGCACGTGGAATGGGTGGTAATAGTTGGAGGACAACCGGCGACATTGCTGACAACTGGGACAG CATGACATCACGCGCAGACCAGAATGACAGATGGGCCTCCTACGCTGGACCTGGTGGATGGAACG ATCCTGATATGCTTGAAGTTGGAAATGGCGGGATGTCTGAAGCTGAGTACCGCTCGCACTTCAGCATCTGGGCACTTGCAAAG GTTTGGGCCGGACCGCTCAGCGGCAACAGAAAGGCGGTGGTTCTATGGAATAGGCAGGGGTACCAAGCAACCATCACCGCACGCTGGTCAAACGTCGGGCTTCCAGCATCTGCCTCCGTTACCGCTCGCGATCTATGGGCG CACTCGTCATTCTCTGCTCAGGGGCAGCTATCTGCATCAGTGGCGCCTCATGACTGCAAGATGTACATCCTAACAACCAAGTAA